A genomic stretch from Brachyhypopomus gauderio isolate BG-103 unplaced genomic scaffold, BGAUD_0.2 sc43, whole genome shotgun sequence includes:
- the gphb5 gene encoding glycoprotein hormone beta-5: MAFWGLHVSRFSLFSLCGVAWTVWLCAGGGASGVDLRSFTGCAVREFSFTARKPGCKGLHITTDACWGRCETWEKPVLDPPFIESHQQVCTYNETQVVTVELPNCAEGVDPRYSYPVALRCDCGLCATTSTECITSA, from the exons ATGGCCTTCTGGGGGTTGCATGTGTCACG attctctctcttttccctgTGTGGGGTGGCGTGGACTGTTTGGCTGTGTGCCGGCGGTGGGGCTTCTGGAGTCGACCTGCGGAGTTTCACCGGCTGCGCAGTGAGAGAGTTCAGCTTCACAGCCCGGAAACCAGGCTGCAAGGGCCTGCACATCACCACTGATGCCTGCTGGGGGCGCTGTGAGACCTGGGAG AAGCCGGTCCTGGACCCGCCCTTCATCGAGTCGCATCAGCAGGTGTGCACCTACAACGAGACGCAGGTGGTGACGGTGGAGCTGCCGAACTGTGCGGAGGGCGTGGACCCGCGGTACAGCTACCCGGTCGCGCTCCGCTGCGACTGTGGGCTGTGTGCCACCACGTCCACCGAGTGCATCACCTCCGCGTGA